The Ficedula albicollis isolate OC2 chromosome 5, FicAlb1.5, whole genome shotgun sequence genome includes the window gcaggattGGGAAGGGAATTTCTGGTGGAGTAACATCCCTGATGGAGTTACCACAGGCAGCAAATTGATGCAGGTGTTTGCAGGCAGAGGggtttttcagcttctttccGTGGCTGCTGTAAGTCTGGTGTCTGAAGGCAAATGGCAGGAGTTTAAACCATAATTTAGGCCAAGTGGGAGCACTTTATCCCAGATGGATTTgtggagaaagcagcagtggtGAGCAGGAGAGATGTGTCTGCCAGAGCTGTTGGGTTTAAATCCAGCAATccgagggcagcagggcagctttgatttaaaaaaccACCTTGGAACTGTAAAGTTGTATTAATTGTTATTCAatcagctgcagggaaggtcATGGAGTGTGGTTAATGCcagtggtggcacagggctTGCAGAAAGGAAGGTTTTGGCTGCACAGGGTGACGTGCGCACAGGTCTggaacaaggaaaaataattctccTTTTGCTCTGATCCCACTCTTTCTCCTCTCAGCtacttaaaaatacttctgagcTTGTCCTCTTCCACTCCTGGCTCAGAGAATTTGGGCAAGGCTCCAGtcaattttcatttccatttggCATTTTCATCTTGAAAGTCCATTCTAAGCCTTTCCAACAGCCAATATTCACAGAGAGCATCTCTGTTAGATTAATAGCAAAGACTTGGCCACCTTTGAGGGAAATGTATGCAAAagctggggtttattttaattatttatggCTCTTCCAGTGAGTCACTTGGCTGCTTTTGCTCTCCTTGTGAATGAAATCACTCACAGCAGGTTGAATTCCTGCCTGTTCAGGTGCCATTCGATAAAAGTCGTGGGTTTCATCTGAATAAATCATTTCTAGTGTTGTTCCAACATCAGTTTGTGTGCTGAAAGCTTCTGGAAAACGAATTAATAATTCAGGAGGTGCTGATCTCGGTGTCTTGGGAGTGTTTTGTCACtgagcaccccaaacctggaaATGAAACCATTAAAATCCCAGTGGGCAGGGTTGTCAATACACCCACAGGATGTGTTGCCCAACACTTTCCATTAGAAGACCTGTAGTCACTTGTTTATATAAATTAGCCAAATTTGGAGCTATTTCTGCTGGAACTTTCCATGACACTGCCTGCCTGGGGCAAAATTTTTAAGAGAAGCTTCTTTTGAGATGTTTCAGGTGTTTGGAGAAAGAGATGAggagagcagtgcaggggaAGCTTTGCTCTGATGGAGGAGACACTCAGTCAAGGAATGTGGGGGATATTCATGGAAAAACTTGCCCAAAATTTGGGgcaaaaaatgagattttcttttgttggtCCAGTTGAtgctgagccctgtgtgctggAGCCACAGTGGCTGAAGCTGCAGTGAAAGTGGatgggggaagagggaagagctCTTTTGGGAAGTGGTTTATGGATGTGATGGGGCTTTAGGGGTGGTTTTTGTTGGAGttctctgctccagtgctgtAACAATCCATGGGGAGAGcacttttctcctgcttttatGATCACAGGAATAGCTcaagctggaagggaccctgGGGATCATGGAGTCTCAGCTCCCAAAGTGCAAGTCTGAAAACCTGGAAATCATCCCTGACCTTTTCCTTGCAAATgaaggtggatttttttccattctcttgaccattcctgctgcttttttgctCATGCCTGGTTTGTTGGAGCTGTCTTGGTGACAGGCACCCATGGTGCTCACAGGTCCCCAAATAATTCATCCAGACTGGGATACCAGCAAAACAAGCAGGAGCATTAAAAGCATCCTTGTTTGGTGGTTTTCACTTGCATTTTCCACCCTGCCAGGCAGTTTAGAATCAGGTTTGCAATTATTTGGAGTTTCCTGGCCATGATGTTGGCTGTCACTGACATTGATGCTGCTGATTCACATTGTTCTTCTTGCTCCTTGAGATGAAAAACGAGGGAAAGGTTTTTCCATTGGTTTGGTCTTGAATTTTTCCAGTCTAGCTCAGTTTTCTGTCGTGAGGGTGTGAGGATGGTTTGGAACAAGGAGCTGGAGCGTGGCCCAAGGTGgtggctcagggcagcagcaggaggtggcacaAAAGGTCTCACTTGTGGCATCTCACCTCTGTCACCATCTTCAAcaccctcagcagagctctgggagggaGAGCATTGAACTGCAGGCTTGTATTTAGGAAGGACACAGCCCTTTCCCAAAACCCAGTGTGGTGTTGGACCTTCTGGTTCTGGTGGCAGATCTGTGCCCAGCAGTGATGCTGGGTGAGCTCTTTGCAGTGCAATTCCTGGCTGGTTGATCCTCCCTTATTCTGAAAATCTGGGTTTATATAAAAATTCAGCGTCCCTGTGAGGTGAAGAGGGGCTATTTCAttggatggtttgggatggaagggacttAGAAGGGACTTAAAGCACTTCCCactccaccccctgccatgggcagggaaaccTTCCAGGTTgtccaagccccatccaagctctccttgaacacttgcagggatggggcagccacaacctCTCTGTTAAGCTCTCAGCTATTTTGAGCTACGAGATAAtgagttgaattttttttttcctcttcagatgaataatttttaaatgtttgggtgtttttatgTCTGCTTTGAGTCGGTACGAGCTGCGAAGCTTCAAAAGCCGGGGAGTAACACGTGCTTTGGGATCAGTTTGGCACCACATCTCACCACTCAGCACATTAATCCTCAGTTTGTGTGGCCACCTCAGCACCACTCAGCACATTAATCCTGAATTTGTGTGGCCACCTCAGCAAGCTTTTCCATCTGGGAATGCCACATTTCCATGCCCGGCTGTCCTCATAACGTGAATAAAATAACAGGAAGTcacttcagctgctttgctgccaCCAGCGCTCCTGCAAACTCCATTAGAGTGGTTCAACCTCACCTGTGCTCtgagttgaattttttttttcctcttcaaatgaataatttctaaatgtttgggtgtttttatgTCTGCTTTGAAtgagttgaattttttttttcctcttcagatgaataatttttaaatgtttgggtgtttttatgTCTGCTTTGAGTCGGTACGAGCTGCGAAGCTTCAAAAGCCGGGGAGTAACACGTGCTTTGGGATCAGTTTGGCACCACATCTCACCACTCAGCACATTAATCCTCAGTTTGTGTGGCCACCTCAGCACCACTCAGCACATTAATCCTGAATTTGTGTGGCCACCTCAGCAAGCTTTTCCATCTGGGAATGCCACATTTCCATGCCCGGCTGTCCTCATAACGTGAATAAAATAACAGGAAGTcacttcagctgctttgctgccaCCAGCGCTGCTGCAAACTCCATTAGGGTGGTTCAACCTCACCTGTGCTGTTCTGCCCTCTTccaaaaatgctcatttttggCTTCTgtccttctcctgctctccaggtgACTTTCTCTCGCCTTCTCActtccctcctttctttccctctctatAGGCACCGATATTCTTTACATCGGCCCCGTCAAAGGTGAGCTCCACCTCAATAGGACTTTTGCCCTCTGCCTCTGGTCTCTTTGGCTGCACCCTtagtttattttcctgctcctctAAAACTTTTGACTTCCAAAAAATCTTTAAGCAACAGGTAAAACCGGTAAGTCGGGGGCCACTCACATCCCAGGTGCCACAGAAACTCAGGGGGCAGGAGCTTCCCGGTGTGGGAGCCCTGAGTCTTGGGCTGGAGTTTTGCTCttggaggagagcagagagagaggagagaggaggttTTCACGGGGGAACGAGCAGCGCAGCGTTTTCCCGTTGAGAAAAGACAAAGAGGGAAGGTTTTCCATCCACCGGCTCCGGGTTTGCAcggagctgggagcaggcagggcttggCCCCTCGGCTAATTCCCACCTTTTATTCCCCTCACTGGTAGGAAATATCTATTCAAGCCCAGGACTCTATAGCAAAACGATGACGCCGACCTACGACGCCCACGACGGCAGCCCCCTGTCCCCCACGTCCGCCTGGTTCGGCGACAGCGCCCTGTCCGAGGGCAACCCGGGCATCCTGGCCGTGAGCCAGCCCCTCACCTCCCCGGAGTCCCTAGCCAAAATGTACAAGCCCCAGACGCTGCTCGATAAGGCCAAAATCAACCAAGGGTGAGTTCAGGAGTtgaggatttgggggtttttgtgcCGGTTTTTCGTCGCAGTGCGCGGAGAGTCGCGTGTAATAACGACGGTGACTTCTTAAGAGTGAGAAGCGAAAGAAGCACTTTGTTGAAAAACCAAACCGTATTTATAGAGTGGTTCACAAGTCTCAAACAGGGCAGTAGTTCATTGGacaacaggagaaaacatctcctgtcACAACATGAAACTGTTTCTCAGTCAATGCCAGGTGTTAATCTgtgtttattaattcctttctgtttatCAGAAAGTTATCATCCTGGGAAAGGCttaggctggagctgagaaactGCCTCAGCCTGGCAAAAAGCTTCCCAGcctgaggaaagagaaaaagaactcaGAACCTGGAAAGGGCCTGGCAAACTCTGCCTGGGCCTTCAGTTTTTAATCATGTTCTGGTTTTAATCGTGTTCTGGGCTGCACTGGAGCATTCCCTGTGTGTTATCCCATGTTGGCAATCCGCAGGTGGCTGGACTCATCCCGATCCCTCATGGAGCAGGAggtgaaggaaaatgaagctttGCTACTCCGGTTCAAGTACTACAGCTTTTTTGACCTGAACCCAAAGGTACAGAGCTCCTTGTTCCgcttgcattttgaaatttccATCCTTTGGAGCGAAGGGTGCCTGGATCTCTAACGTGCTGTTGTGTTGGTAAATCTCCCAAAGGATTTGGATGTTTGAAAATTGGTTGTGCAGGCATCAAACCCAGGAGTTGTGCTCCTGTATACACCAGGGGTCTTAGGTGTTGCTGTAGGTGCTTAAAGAGTTGTTAAAGCCACTTCTTGTCAGTGGCAGAGGATTTTCAGTCTCAGATCAAAGTGTTGCATTGAGATgagagatcacagaatcccagagtaGTTTGGCTGGAATGggccttaaagaccatctcattccaccccctgcttTGGGCAGGGGCAGTTTCCAGTGGGTGGGGTGGTGTGTGTTGAGCTGGGCTCCTGGATTTCCAAGCATCCCACGTTTCTGTGTGCAGTACGACGCCATCAGGATCAACCAGCTGTACGAGCAGTCCAAGTGGGCAATCCTGCTGGAGGAGATCGAGTGCACAGAGGAGGAGATGATGATgtttgcagcactgcaggtgaggCACCAGCCCCAGACACCCCTGGGTTGGGGTAGACTTGATTTTGTTTGCTCATTAATCTGATGAATGAAAttatggaatcccagaatggcttgggctggGAGAGACCACAACtcccttccactatcccagggtgttccagcctggtcttggacacttccagtgatggggcagccacagcttctctgggcaacctgtgcctcaccaccctcagagccaggaattccttcccaagatcccaccTAAACCATCCCTTCTTCAGTTTAAAATCGTTTTCTAAGCCTCACCTTGTCTCTGGTGGGAGCTTGGCCTTCTCATGCTGGTAGAAGTTGGATCATTTCCCATCTCCAGATCCTCACTTGAGTTTATgagataatttaaatatttgccaCTGATCATCCCTCATGAAAAAGAACTGGACCTGTTTCTACCAAACATGTTTATATCTATCTTAACTTTTAGTTTTGTCCTTCTTAACCCATCCCGTACAAACATGAGGTTACTGAACTGTGCCTTTCTGGCTCTCTGCCCCCAAACCAGCTGGGGATAATCTGTGGctttttaaactatttatttatCTGGTTTATGAAATACTCAGTGTGATTTGGCATAAATGCTCCACCTGCTATTGACTTCCATGAGAGGCATGGCAGGCATTTGTTCCGTGTGGTCTGGCACACCTTGGAGCTGTAGGATGCAGAAATATCCCcctcaggagcagggctgcctgctccAAGGGCtcctcccaggaaaaaaagacaggaaagtAGAAATATAATGGCTCAGTTTACATCCAAGTACTCCAGAGTGGGTTGGGCACAGTCCTTCCTGTGAGATTTTATggatgttttggttttctgagATGAAAACAGATACAAAGACATAGAATCCTAcaatagtttgggttggaatgggctttaaaggtcatcttgttccaccccctgccatgggcagggacaattccactatcccaggttgttccagccccatccagcctggccttggacacttccagggatgggggatcTTACAAATATCCATAAACACCTGGTGGGAGGCAGGAGTGGGGGTGGACAGAGGTGCccagtggcaggagcagaggccaTGGAACACAGGAGGGTCCCTGTGCACTTCAGGAAGCACCTTCAGACCAGGAGGGTGAGTGAGCACTGGCACAgtttgcccagagaggctggggaatgtccatccctggagctaCTCCAAAGCCAGGTGGACCTGGTCCTGGACAGTGGGACCaggtgacctccagaggtcccttcctgttggagtcagtgagtcaggtctctctgaagaattcagagagacccctgactcactgccTCCAACATCTCCCCCTCCTCTTAGAACCATAAAGATCCCTTTAAGAGACTTACTAATCATCTCTCAAATGCATGGAGAAAACAAGGCACCACGATTAGCACCAGAAAACTTTCTCACCCATGATGCTGAATTCTCATTCACTAAACAAACCATCCAAGCTGTACCATTCTGAGACTCATatcactgactccaacaccttccaacctcagcctgatggaaagagcagctctgccctgctctctgtccaGAGATCTCCTGCAGGGATCAATGCCTGGAGACTCCTTGGACTGGAACCATCATTCCTGACCCAGCAAACCCTCCCAGTATTTGCTggcttctgctcctgctgtcccaaGAGTGACAGCTTGGGAATCCATGGGCTCTTGGGGTCCCAGGAGCATCCAGGTGTGACCCTGGCCTTGCCTTGCAGTACCACATCAACAAGCTGTCCATCATGTCCTCGGAAAACCACCTGAACCACAGTGACAAGGACGTGGACGAGGTGGACGCCGCGCTCTCGGACCTGGAAATCACCTTGGAAGGTGGCAAGACATCAACAATCCTGGTAAGGGCTGCAGGGAATTTTTTCCAGGCATCTAAcatcatttatttccttttttttttcttctaaatctgATGAGAACGTTGCCCACatccccaaaaatattttctttaaaatgcaggAATTTTAGATGCCAAGGGATAGTTGTGGAAAGAGGGAACCCCAGGCAGCATCTGGAAAAGTCTTGGAGGAGCCAGGATTTTACTGATCCCCCCTGCACCAAGCCACCCTCCTgatgaaataatggaaaattaaatggaaattaagTTGTTTTTTATCCTCACTACTGACTTGCCCAAATAACTGAGTTTTCCACCTTGAGGTTCCTCTTCCACTGTTTCTAATTCACATTTTACAGTACctaaagcagctgctggattttCAGAACTAATTTAGGCTTATGAAACCCTATTTTTATTAGGCTGGATTTTAGCCTAGGTCTGTATTTCAaagcatttgggtttttttttttcttgatatgCTGTTTTAACACTGGTTTTccacctttaaaaatataaagccTGAAAATTAAAGTGCATTAAAAGGACTCAGTCCTGTCAGCCTTGGcccagcacagcttttccaggcGTTTTGCACATTTAAACCATCTCTTTCCAACCCTAAAATCTCTGAAATTTTCCACTTTTACActtcatataattttttaagtgtttatgACGGGCCTTTTTGTGGCTACATCCATCCTTAGTTGCTTTATTGGCATTAACaacagcagagctttgcagTATAAaccagaaacaacaacaaattttTATCACCGGGACATATTTTCTAATTCCTTTTGCAAAACCAGATTTGAAACACATCACTGAGGAGCAGTCCCTGCCAGACAGGAGTGAAGAGGACAATGATTcatccaaaaaaacccatcccTTTCTGTAGGGCTTTGTAGCAGGAACCATTTCCAGCTGCATTCGAGTAATTGAATACGGATAATGGGCAATTACTGGATTGTTTGTTTagattctgcatttttttcccctgtggtATCTGTAAACAGTTTGTCATTGCAGACTGGGAGTAAACTGTGCTGCTACTGGAAGCTCCTGGAGCAATCCTCCCTTTCCCTGGCCCTCGAAATTTTTTTGacttccagctcctgggaatTGTAAATAACACCCTGGTGCaagaaatgagaatttaaactcaatattttaaaaattttggggggtgggggggaagtCTTTCTAAGCTTAGAAAACCCTTCCCCAGTCAGTTCTCTCTGAGGTGCCTCTTCCCCTTTTGTTTGGAGCATCAGGAATAAGtgaagggaggagaaaattcccagtgcaggtcctgctgctgtgggaattgggaattggctccagcagcagcaggaattcctcagAGGAAAACCAAGCCTTGtcctttcagagcagcagagctggatttttCACTGCTCACTTCTCCTGGGGCTTTCTCAGGAGCAGATTCACaacccctgagccctgctggtgctgcaggttccctcccctgctccacaTCCCCTCCCTCTGATCCCAGTGCTCCGAGTGAATGGGACAATCTTTGATTTCCAGGGTGACATCACCTCCATCCCCGAGCTGGCTGACTACATTAAAGTCTTCAAGTAAGTGCTGATGGGAAGAGCTGCTTGTGGAACTGGTAATGGCTGTGAATAATTAATGGTCCTGCctcctaatttcttttttttttacctctcaGCCTTATGATATTCAAAATATTCAATACTTAAGTAGATTggttcttaaataaaaaaattcaaggtGCATCCCATGgacagcagtgtgtgctgggatgTTTCTTTTAACACATTTAATGCCCAGGAGAGAACAAACCATCCTAAAATGAGGAGTGAAAGCTAAAAAACCTCCCTCAAAGActtctcctgggctgcaggaggctggaggaATTCTGTCCAGCTGGGATCCCTGTCTCTCCATGCCAAAAGGAGCAGGTTAAGTTGActctgcccctctcccagcctgctcaggatttaggttttttttttttttagctgggggggggggggggggggggggggggggggggggggggggggggggggggggggggggggggggggggggggggggggggggggggggggggggggggggggggggggggggggggggggggggggggggggggggggggggggggggggggggggggggggggggggggggggggggggggggggggggggggggggggggggggggggggggggggggggggggggggggggggggggggggggggggggggggggggggggggggggggggggggggggggggggggggggggggggggggggggggggggggggggggggggggggggggggggggggggggggggggggggggggggggggggggggggggggggggggggggggggggggggggggggggggggggggggggggggggggggggggggggggggggggggggggggggggggggggggggggggggggggggggggggggggggggggggggggggggttttttttttttttagcttgctTTGACTCACTTGGTGGTTCATGGAAAGAGGGAACGGCAGCGTCTGGACTTGGAGGAACATTTTTGGCAGCCACGACCTTCTTTTGCAATTTATTGCCTGCTGCAGTGAAAGTTCTGGAAGCTGGAAACACTGATGGGatttcacagcagagctgtaggatagtgggggggaaaaaaaaagctgcagacaGTGAAGTAGCTCTGGAACAAGCCTTTATTTAGTGAATTGTTTGGTTCTGGAGGCAGAACCTGGCACTCTCTGCTCCGAAAACTCCTTCTGCCTCTCCAGAGGTGAATTAACGAGATCTCTGCCTCTGTCTGGGCTTGTGGTCTGGCTTAATTGGGGCAAAGTTTcaaggctgtgcccagcccatcAGTGGGTGTTTCTTCCCTCCcttgaacaaacaaacaaacaagaaactTGTTCTTCCCCTTGATCTGCTGATTTGCCAATCAAATTAGGCACCACTCTGGGAGCTAATTGCCTGCAAATTGGAGCAGCCAGAAGCTGCTGGTTCCTCACTCAGTGCAAGCCCTAAACCCTGGGGTTGGGCTTTGAGGCTGTCAGATTGAACACAGAATTCAGTTTGCTCCTAAAAATGGGGCTCAGGTGGTATTTCAGTGCCAGAAATCCAATGGTGTCATGTTTGGAGCTGTCCCAGCTTTGGTTGTGCCTCTTGTCACTCTTCAGCTGGGGGGGAGAATTGGAGGAGCAGGGTATGTCCCTTGTATTCCATATATGAATTCCTATAAATGTATCCCAGTATCTACCTGGTGTGGCTGGAAAGATTTGGAATGGTTCTCTCTCCCCTGCCAGCTAAAATCATAGAATTCCAGAGTGTTTTGGTTTGAGAttgactttaaaaatcatcctgttccaacccctgccatgggcagggacaccttccactatcccaggctgctcccagctctgtccagcctgaccctggacacttcacagcttctctgggcaccctgtgccagggcctcctcatcctcacagagaggatttcttcctaatatcccatctaaacaACTCTCAGCAACTGTTTCTGAGctgaaaatacaagaaatgtATGAGAGGCTGCAGATCCAGCCTTAGGATAAGGTTCAGAAATCAGGGAAAGTTAAAATATTCCTATGCTTGGAGTTCTATGAAGTCTCTGGGCTTGTGTTGGGATGAGTTCAGGGTGCCTCACTTTGCAGGGCCATCAGTTCTCCTGCAGAATTGAGCAAAATCCGTGTTTCCTGTAGAAAAGAGCAGAACCTTTTGTGCTGTGGagtgtttgaaaagaaaacaaggagtGCACTCAGGCGTGTGCGTGACTGACAcgtccctggaagtgctgcttCCCCTCAGAGCCTGAGCAGAGAGCTTCCAGTTTCGTGTGCTGGCTGGAGAGGCAGATGTTGCAGTGGTTCATGGATTCCTCTGTTTTTGTAGCACAGTCCTCCAGCTCCCCCCCACCTTGCCCCAAATTATCTCCTTGGGATTGAAGAGTCCAAACTTAGAATTGGAGCTCAACTCCGGCTGAGTCCCCAGGGAGGGGTGGGAATAACCTGACAGCAGCTTGCCAGGGCTGAAATGTGGAGGAAATGCTGAGGtttcctggggagcagcttgTTTTAGGAGCTCAGAGCAAGTGAGATGTCCCTCCACGTGTCCTGCAGGCCCAAGAAGCTGACATTGAAAGGCTACAAGCCCTACTGGTGCACCTTCAAAGATACCTCCATCTCCTGCTACAAAAGCAAAGAGGAATCCAACGGGACTCCTGCTCACCAGATGAACCTGAGAGGTAAGagaagcacagggctgggataagaaaagttgttttttattCCAGGAAtaggctgctcctcctgcatcTTGTTTTCCCACTGCTTTATCGCCTCGGAATTCCATCCCGGGGTTGGGTAAAGGTGTGTAAAGGAATGAGGTGGCTGGGTTTGATACGGTGGCACAGGCTTGGGTTACTGAGTGTGATTATGTGTGACCCCCATGGGGAAGCACCACCAGCCCCTCAATAGCTTGGGAAGAGAGCTGGGAAAAccacagaattgtttgggttggagggaacCTTCCAAACCTTGTTCCAACCTTCCACCTGCCCTTCTCCTTTTTGTCACTTATCCAAAGGATTGCACTGACTCCCACAGCAAAAACTGGAAAGAACAGAACCattctcttcctctgctgcctttatttcccctcctctccctgctgctggttgGGAGCAGCCTCACTCAAGAGCTGAAATTCCTGCAGTGGCTGCCTGTCCTTATGTCAAGTGAAacattcctgctccagcagccacagagctgcagtgagctCGTTGTTCTCCCCatggaggcaggagcaggggggaTGCCAGGTGACctcaggctgctgtgggagcaaGGCCTGGCCCCCAGGACCTTTCTGGAAGCTTTTGACAAATTTGCTGTGACAGCACTTCCCAGAAATCTGGGAGGCGGCGTTGAGCGGCGCCGTGGCTGAGTGGGTTCATCACCCCCTGTGTTTGCACAACCACTTGGAATTCTCTGCAGGCACCAGGAGCAGGATGCTCACAcctcactgctggctgcagcagccagagcatgGAATCCctgcatggtttgggttggaaggggtttcaaagcccatccagtcccaccttgttcccacgggcagggacaccttccatggtcccagccccacccagcctggcctgaaACACCTCATGGCATCCCATCATTCATAAAAAACATAGAGGGTGAGAGTCAATACCCATCCAGTCACCTTTTCCAGTCCTTTCATgaagattttggggtgtttgccAAGCACTGGATCCATCTCTGATTCCTGGCAGGATCCAGGAGTTCTGTGGGTGCACgtttgctttggtttctttgctttcaaatCAGGTCTTgcttttcccccccattttccTGGCATTTGGAAAAAGGGACATCTGACACAggattttttctgtgctgtgtggagtGTTCATCCCATCAGAGGTGTGGGACAAACCTTTGGCAGCACTGAGGTGCCACCAGAGACCCTTGAGTCAGGGagctttgtctttcttttcctattttcactttctttgccACTTTTTAAATCCTAACTCCTCACACCCCTGCTAAACACCATCTCCCTCATTGCAGGATGTGAAGTTACCCCTGATGTGAACATCTCTGGTCAGAAGTTCAACATCAAACTCCTGATTCCTGTGGCAGAGGGGATGAACGAGATTTGGCTGCGCTGCGACAACGTAAGTTCATCTCTTGGGCTGGCCACCTCTCTGCCCTTTGCCCACCATCCTCATCAGGTGCTGTTCTcttaaaaacaaatagaaaatgcTCTCACCTGTCTGATCTCAGCATTCCAAATGTGCTCCAAGTCACCTGTGAGTTTGGAGCAGAAAATCAGCCTTGGCTTTGTCCTGTGGTTTTTGGCCACACATCGGTTGGGTTTCTGTCTTTGCGCGCGTTGGAGTCTCCTGAGGCTGAGAGGGGAATGAGGGCTCCATGGGGTGTTTTTGAGGGGTCTGGTGGtccccccagggctgtgacagagctgtgtccctgtttTGGGGGGCAGGAGACGCAGTACGCCAGCTGGATGGCCGCCTGCCGCCTGGCCTCCAAGGGCAAGACCATGGCCGACAGCTCCTACGGCATGGAGGTGCAGAACATCCTGTCCTTcctgaaaatgcagcatttgaACCCAGACCCACAGCTGATCCCAGAGCAGATCAACACCGACATCAACCCCGAGTGCCTGGTCTCCCCTCGCTACCTGAAGAAGTACAAGAACAAGCAGGTGGGcgctgctggctgggctggggcgCGTCCCGCCGGGGGCTGGCGGCTAACACGGCGTGGTTT containing:
- the FERMT2 gene encoding fermitin family homolog 2 isoform X1 encodes the protein MALDGIRMPDGCYADGTWELSVHVTDLGRDVTLRVTGEIHIGGVMLRLVEKLDVKKDWSDHALWWEKKKTWLLKTHWTLDKYGIQADAKLQFTPQHKLLRLQLPNMKYVKVKVNFSDRVFKAVSDICKTFNIRHPEELSLLRKPRDPSKKKKKKLDDQCEDDTFELEGPLITPGSGTDILYIGPVKGNIYSSPGLYSKTMTPTYDAHDGSPLSPTSAWFGDSALSEGNPGILAVSQPLTSPESLAKMYKPQTLLDKAKINQGWLDSSRSLMEQEVKENEALLLRFKYYSFFDLNPKYDAIRINQLYEQSKWAILLEEIECTEEEMMMFAALQYHINKLSIMSSENHLNHSDKDVDEVDAALSDLEITLEGGKTSTILGDITSIPELADYIKVFKPKKLTLKGYKPYWCTFKDTSISCYKSKEESNGTPAHQMNLRGCEVTPDVNISGQKFNIKLLIPVAEGMNEIWLRCDNETQYASWMAACRLASKGKTMADSSYGMEVQNILSFLKMQHLNPDPQLIPEQINTDINPECLVSPRYLKKYKNKQPGYVRDLITARILEAHQNVAQMSLIEAKMRFIQAWQSLPEFGITHFNARFQGGKKDELIGIAYNRLIRMDAGTGDAVKTWRFSNMKQWNVNWEIKMVTVEFADEVRVSFICTEVDCKVVHEFIGGYIFLSTRAKDQNESLDEEMFYKLTSGWV
- the FERMT2 gene encoding fermitin family homolog 2 isoform X2, which produces MALDGIRMPDGCYADGTWELSVHVTDLGRDVTLRVTGEIHIGGVMLRLVEKLDVKKDWSDHALWWEKKKTWLLKTHWTLDKYGIQADAKLQFTPQHKLLRLQLPNMKYVKVKVNFSDRVFKAVSDICKTFNIRHPEELSLLRKPRDPSKKKKKKLDDQCEDDTFELEGPLITPGSGTDILYIGPVKGNIYSSPGLYSKTMTPTYDAHDGSPLSPTSAWFGDSALSEGNPGILAVSQPLTSPESLAKMYKPQTLLDKAKINQGWLDSSRSLMEQEVKENEALLLRFKYYSFFDLNPKYDAIRINQLYEQSKWAILLEEIECTEEEMMMFAALQYHINKLSIMSSENHLNHSDKDVDEVDAALSDLEITLEGGKTSTILGDITSIPELADYIKVFKPKKLTLKGYKPYWCTFKDTSISCYKSKEESNGTPAHQMNLRGCEVTPDVNISGQKFNIKLLIPVAEGMNEIWLRCDNETQYASWMAACRLASKGKTMADSSYGMEVQNILSFLKMQHLNPDPQLIPEQINTDINPECLVSPRYLKKYKNKQITARILEAHQNVAQMSLIEAKMRFIQAWQSLPEFGITHFNARFQGGKKDELIGIAYNRLIRMDAGTGDAVKTWRFSNMKQWNVNWEIKMVTVEFADEVRVSFICTEVDCKVVHEFIGGYIFLSTRAKDQNESLDEEMFYKLTSGWV
- the FERMT2 gene encoding fermitin family homolog 2 isoform X3, producing the protein MALDGIRMPDGCYADGTWELSVHVTDLGRDVTLRVTGEIHIGGVMLRLVEKLDVKKDWSDHALWWEKKKTWLLKTHWTLDKYGIQADAKLQFTPQHKLLRLQLPNMKYVKVKVNFSDRVFKAVSDICKTFNIRHPEELSLLRKPRDPSKKKKKKLDDQCEDDTFELEGPLITPGSGNIYSSPGLYSKTMTPTYDAHDGSPLSPTSAWFGDSALSEGNPGILAVSQPLTSPESLAKMYKPQTLLDKAKINQGWLDSSRSLMEQEVKENEALLLRFKYYSFFDLNPKYDAIRINQLYEQSKWAILLEEIECTEEEMMMFAALQYHINKLSIMSSENHLNHSDKDVDEVDAALSDLEITLEGGKTSTILGDITSIPELADYIKVFKPKKLTLKGYKPYWCTFKDTSISCYKSKEESNGTPAHQMNLRGCEVTPDVNISGQKFNIKLLIPVAEGMNEIWLRCDNETQYASWMAACRLASKGKTMADSSYGMEVQNILSFLKMQHLNPDPQLIPEQINTDINPECLVSPRYLKKYKNKQPGYVRDLITARILEAHQNVAQMSLIEAKMRFIQAWQSLPEFGITHFNARFQGGKKDELIGIAYNRLIRMDAGTGDAVKTWRFSNMKQWNVNWEIKMVTVEFADEVRVSFICTEVDCKVVHEFIGGYIFLSTRAKDQNESLDEEMFYKLTSGWV